CTGGTGGGTGAGGAATCAGCCTCCCCCTCAGCCCGCAGCCTCAGGAACTTGCTTTTCCCTGCTTAGTCCACAGGGCTAGGTCAGGGCAGGAAGCTACCAGCAGGTCTTTCCCACAAGCCACAGCCATGGGTGAGGGAGGCTTACTACCCTCAACCTGCCCACCCCGACCTGGGGTAGGGACAAGCCCTGTGCCCCGGCCCCAGGGGCTTGGCCTGTTGAGGCCCTGGTCAGCACCACCCGTGGGTtggcctccctcctcctcaccccactCCCCACCGGCCACTACAGGGGCTCCCTGGCTGCAGCCGCATCCCCAGTGCCTCCCCAACACTGGCCACCAGAGGGAGCTCCAGGGCACAGGTCAGACCCTGTCGCCCAAGACACCCTCCAGCCTGCAGGCCTGGCAGATGGACGCTTTCAGCCTGGCCAGGCCTCTGAAGTCCGTTCCCTACTCTTCCCCAACCTtggcttgtttttggtttttgttttgagacaggatctcattctgttgcccaggctggagtgccatggtgtgatcacggttcactgaagcttcaacctcctgggctcaagccatcctctcacctcagtatCCCAAGTAAGTAGGACcgcaggcgtgacccaccacgccctgctaattcttgtatttttggtagagatgaggtttcactacactgcccaggctggtcttgaattcttgggctcatcGCCTTGGCCTTTTGGGGGCCACGGAAGGCTTTCTGATAAGGGGCCGTTTGGTGGAGGCTGTAGGAACTGGGGCAGCCAGCGGGCAGCCCGGCACAGGGAGGGCTCTCAGATGGAGGGTGAGCAAAAGccccgaggtcaggagacaggATCCCTGGTGGGGAACAAGCAGCCCCATGGCCGTGAGGGCGACATGTCAGGGGAGGGCAGACACAGGTTCTGTGGCCCTGCACGGAGGTGACCCACGAGGCACTGGTCAGACCTTTATTGTCCACCGCCCTCCCTCCCTGAACCCAGAACAAGCTGGTTTGCTCCCCGTGGTCTCCTGGGCCCCGCCCCAGCCTACACACAGGGACCTCAGAACTGTGGATGTGCCAGGGACCCATGCCTGTGTCCCAGGGACCACAGTGCCTCTGCTACAGAGGAAGCTCGGGGTCCCAGGTTTGGCCCCCACAAACTGCAGGCTGGGGTGACCCCAGCCCCAAGGGCCCTGCCTTTCACCCTCTTCCAGCCAGGCCTTGACCCACCCAAGATTTGTTCAGGGTGGAGAGGGTCCTCGGCAGCCTTTCCCCTCCCGTCTGCCACAGCGGGCGCCCATTACCTCCCTCCTGCTCTCACCTCCTCTGCCTGCTCCAGTGCCTACCTGCACCCCCCACCCCTGCTTCCTGACCTCTGTCCCCAGCCTCCTGTTAGCCCGCTGCTTGCCGGTAAGGGCCGGATGCCTGGTGGTTTGATTTCGACACCCAGCCCTTCCACCCACACCCACCTCCCCCGGCCAGCAGAGCTCAGGCCTGGAACCAGCCCTCAAGGTCCTCATAGACCTGGTTGCGGGGCAGGTGCGGGTAGCGGTCACAGATGGCACAGAAACGCTCCCGCCAGTCGGTGAAGAGTCGCACGCGGAGCCTGTCACGCCAGGCAAAGAAGCGTCGGTATCGGCTCTCGTTCATGCCAGTGAGGAAAGCTGCCAGCTCCTGGGCTGAGCCAAAGTCATCCACATGTACGAAGGCGTCGGCCGGCGCGAAGGCCTCGTAGGTGGCCCGTGGGGGCCCCAGCACCACCGGCACAGTACCAGCCACAAGTGCGTTGCGCCAGAATTTCTCTGTAATGTAGTCATGGTGCTGAGAGTTCTCAAAGGACAGGTAGAAGCGATACCGGGCCACGGTGGGCACCAGGCAGCTGGTGCACAGTGGCCGTCCATTGGCACGGCCAAAGACGTCCACCTGCAGGTGAGGCACCAGCTGTCGGTACAGCCTGGCACGCAGCTGCCTCTCCTGGAAGTTGCTGACCACCCAGGCGGCCACCCTGCTCTTGGTTGGCAGTGGTGGCAAGGGCCCCGAGTGGGGCTCCAGGCGGCCATAGGGCACAAAGATGTCCGAGTCACGCCGGTAGCTCAGCACCCAGTTGAAGATGCCTCGGAGGTGGCTGAGGCCGTGGGTGTGGCTAGGTGACTCCATGGAGGCCCACACCCAGGGCTGCCCTTGTGGCCGCTGGGCCAGGGGCAGGTGGGACCGCCGGGTCTGCAGCTCGCGGTGGTGGAAGACCACGGCGTCGGCGCTGGCCAGCAGGCTTCGGTTGGCACTCAGGTGGCAGCGGGTGATGCCGTAGCGGGTGCAGGTGTCGCCCGGCAGCTCTGGGGGCTGGTCAGTGAAGGGCCAGTGCCAGACAAGGATGGTGATTGTGGGCTGGGGTGCCGGGGTACCCTGAGGGGCTGACCCCAGCAGCCACAGGAGCCAGAGGGCAGCGAGCAGAGCCACCCCGGCCAGGCCCCCCAAGCCCCGCAGCCTCCGGGTGGGGCCGTGCCCTGCAGCAGCACAAGGGAGGGGAGGCTCTGTCACTTGGGCTCAGGGACACCCAAACGCCCCACTCAGCGTCACCCCCATCCTCCCCTCCCAGACTGCCTAGCTCTCCCCAGCCCGGGCTTCCCCCAGGGCCAGACACTCACCAGCATTATTCATCCACAGTCTCCCAGAATCAGTCAGCTAAGACACCCGAGATTCTCAAATCACAGCAGCCGCCACAGATGCCCTGAAATCACAGCTGCGCCCTGGCTCAGCCCCGCCTGGAACTGTGCTCCTTTTATCTCTGCCCAAGGTGAGGGAACTCAGGGGACCTTCCTGCTCctgccccgcccctgcccccacAACCT
The Piliocolobus tephrosceles isolate RC106 unplaced genomic scaffold, ASM277652v3 unscaffolded_24964, whole genome shotgun sequence genome window above contains:
- the FUT7 gene encoding alpha-(1,3)-fucosyltransferase 7 isoform X1, coding for MNNAGHGPTRRLRGLGGLAGVALLAALWLLWLLGSAPQGTPAPQPTITILVWHWPFTDQPPELPGDTCTRYGITRCHLSANRSLLASADAVVFHHRELQTRRSHLPLAQRPQGQPWVWASMESPSHTHGLSHLRGIFNWVLSYRRDSDIFVPYGRLEPHSGPLPPLPTKSRVAAWVVSNFQERQLRARLYRQLVPHLQVDVFGRANGRPLCTSCLVPTVARYRFYLSFENSQHHDYITEKFWRNALVAGTVPVVLGPPRATYEAFAPADAFVHVDDFGSAQELAAFLTGMNESRYRRFFAWRDRLRVRLFTDWRERFCAICDRYPHLPRNQVYEDLEGWFQA
- the FUT7 gene encoding alpha-(1,3)-fucosyltransferase 7 isoform X2; amino-acid sequence: MLPPELPGDTCTRYGITRCHLSANRSLLASADAVVFHHRELQTRRSHLPLAQRPQGQPWVWASMESPSHTHGLSHLRGIFNWVLSYRRDSDIFVPYGRLEPHSGPLPPLPTKSRVAAWVVSNFQERQLRARLYRQLVPHLQVDVFGRANGRPLCTSCLVPTVARYRFYLSFENSQHHDYITEKFWRNALVAGTVPVVLGPPRATYEAFAPADAFVHVDDFGSAQELAAFLTGMNESRYRRFFAWRDRLRVRLFTDWRERFCAICDRYPHLPRNQVYEDLEGWFQA